One window of the Rhodococcus sovatensis genome contains the following:
- a CDS encoding C40 family peptidase, with amino-acid sequence MRRILVAGAIAAGAVVLPAAPAMAAPITIPGVGTFEVPEIPGLPPLPTEIPGMPGAPAPIAPQVTPAAKAVQAAESKIGAPYVYGAAGPSSFDCSGLVQWAYKQAGVSLPRTSYDQAAAGTPVSMSDLQPGDVVSFYGGSHSGIYAGNGNVIHASTSGVPVKVAPVSSMPSDGARRY; translated from the coding sequence ATGCGTCGAATTCTCGTAGCTGGTGCGATCGCCGCGGGTGCGGTCGTTCTACCCGCTGCCCCCGCAATGGCGGCTCCCATCACAATCCCCGGAGTCGGCACATTCGAGGTTCCGGAAATCCCAGGTCTTCCTCCACTGCCCACCGAGATCCCAGGGATGCCAGGCGCGCCTGCCCCTATTGCACCTCAGGTGACGCCGGCCGCCAAGGCTGTACAGGCAGCCGAGTCGAAGATCGGTGCCCCGTACGTCTACGGTGCAGCAGGCCCGAGCTCGTTCGATTGCTCAGGTCTGGTGCAGTGGGCCTACAAGCAGGCCGGAGTCAGCCTTCCTCGTACCAGCTACGACCAGGCTGCTGCCGGTACGCCGGTGTCCATGTCGGACCTCCAGCCGGGCGACGTCGTCTCCTTCTACGGCGGCTCGCACTCTGGAATCTACGCAGGCAACGGCAACGTCATTCATGCATCGACATCGGGTGTTCCTGTGAAGGTCGCTCCAGTGTCGTCGATGCCCTCCGACGGAGCGCGTCGCTACTGA
- a CDS encoding lysophospholipid acyltransferase family protein gives MWYWLFKYVLIGPILTALGRPTVEGLENIPARGPVILASNHQAVLDSFYLPLKVQRRITFLAKSEYFTGPGLKGAFQKWFFTAVGQVPIDRTGADAAQDALNAGARVIGKGKLLGIYPEGTRSPDGRLYKGKTGMARLALKTGVQVVPVAMIGTDKMNPIGSKVWRPAKITIRIGKPIDFSRFEGMAGNRFVERAVTDEVMYDLMLLSGQEYVDVYAASLKKTVPAPTAAQDGPERIPDTRAS, from the coding sequence ATGTGGTACTGGCTGTTCAAGTACGTCCTCATCGGTCCCATCCTGACTGCTCTGGGTAGACCGACTGTCGAGGGTCTCGAGAACATTCCGGCGCGGGGGCCGGTAATTCTGGCGAGCAATCACCAGGCCGTCCTCGATTCGTTCTATCTACCGCTGAAGGTGCAGCGCCGCATCACCTTTCTGGCGAAGAGCGAGTACTTCACCGGTCCTGGTCTCAAGGGTGCATTCCAGAAGTGGTTCTTCACCGCGGTCGGCCAGGTTCCGATCGACCGAACCGGTGCGGATGCAGCGCAGGACGCGCTCAACGCCGGTGCCCGGGTGATCGGTAAAGGCAAGTTGCTCGGCATCTATCCCGAGGGAACCCGTTCACCCGACGGACGTCTGTACAAGGGCAAGACCGGAATGGCCCGGTTGGCATTGAAGACCGGCGTGCAGGTGGTACCCGTAGCGATGATCGGCACGGACAAGATGAACCCGATCGGCTCGAAGGTGTGGCGCCCGGCGAAGATCACGATCAGGATCGGCAAGCCGATCGACTTCTCACGCTTCGAGGGGATGGCGGGCAACCGATTCGTCGAACGCGCTGTCACAGACGAGGTGATGTACGACTTGATGCTGCTGTCCGGTCAGGAGTACGTAGACGTCTACGCCGCCTCGCTCAAGAAGACCGTCCCGGCGCCGACTGCTGCGCAGGACGGTCCCGAGCGCATCCCCGACACCCGGGCCAGCTGA
- a CDS encoding glycosyltransferase family 4 protein, translating to MHRTLLVTNDFPPRPGGIQSYLHSFATRFPADELVVYAPRWRGDSHRKFDARQPFEVVRHPTTLMLPTPLVARRAASLVKSFACESVWFGAAAPLAVMAPVVRRAGADVVIASTHGHEVGWSMVPGGRGTLRAIGNSVDAVTYVSKYTRGRFASAFGPRAALEHVPPGVDTDRFKPDASARAELRARYGLGDRPTVLCLSRLVPRKGQDYLIRSIRGIRARVDGAVLVIVGGGPYEGALRALVRKEGADDHVIFTGTVPSAELAAHHTIADVFAMPSRTRGAGLDVEGLGIVYLEASACGIPVVAGLSGGAPETVQQNKTGLVVDGRSVEQITDAIVRILSDRALAASMGNAGRSWVENSWRWDVLAGKLRGLL from the coding sequence ATGCATCGGACACTGCTGGTGACGAACGATTTCCCGCCGCGTCCTGGTGGAATCCAGTCGTATCTCCACAGCTTCGCCACGAGATTTCCGGCCGACGAGTTGGTGGTCTACGCACCACGGTGGCGCGGCGACAGTCATCGAAAGTTCGACGCACGCCAGCCGTTCGAGGTCGTCCGCCACCCGACGACACTGATGCTGCCGACACCATTGGTTGCGAGACGGGCAGCCTCGCTGGTCAAGTCGTTCGCCTGCGAGTCGGTGTGGTTCGGAGCGGCAGCACCGCTGGCGGTGATGGCGCCGGTCGTGCGTCGAGCTGGGGCCGATGTCGTGATCGCCAGTACACATGGCCATGAAGTGGGCTGGTCGATGGTGCCCGGCGGCCGGGGGACCCTGCGCGCCATCGGCAATTCCGTCGATGCAGTGACGTATGTGAGCAAGTACACCCGCGGACGTTTCGCCTCAGCTTTCGGCCCGCGAGCCGCTCTGGAACACGTTCCACCCGGTGTGGACACCGACAGATTCAAGCCCGACGCTTCGGCCCGGGCAGAGTTGCGGGCGCGTTATGGCTTGGGAGATCGTCCGACGGTGCTGTGCCTGTCGCGGTTGGTGCCGCGTAAGGGGCAGGACTATCTGATCCGCTCGATCCGGGGCATACGCGCGAGGGTCGATGGCGCAGTGCTCGTCATCGTAGGAGGTGGGCCCTACGAGGGAGCTCTTCGCGCGTTGGTCCGAAAAGAAGGTGCGGACGACCACGTGATCTTCACCGGCACGGTGCCGTCTGCGGAATTGGCTGCCCATCACACCATTGCCGACGTGTTTGCCATGCCGAGCCGGACGCGCGGAGCAGGTTTGGACGTCGAAGGGCTCGGCATCGTCTACCTCGAGGCGTCCGCGTGTGGGATCCCGGTTGTCGCCGGGCTGTCCGGTGGGGCGCCGGAAACAGTCCAGCAGAACAAGACCGGGCTGGTGGTCGATGGTCGATCCGTCGAGCAGATCACCGATGCGATCGTACGAATTCTGTCCGATCGTGCACTGGCGGCGTCGATGGGCAACGCAGGTCGCAGTTGGGTCGAGAACAGTTGGCGCTGGGATGTTCTGGCGGGAAAGCTGCGCGGGCTGCTCTAG
- a CDS encoding Lrp/AsnC ligand binding domain-containing protein, with translation MINAIVMIDAEAHAIPETAQAVADVDGVTEVYSCAGDVDLIAIVKVRDHQQIAEVVTQRINKVPGVVNTATHIAFQSYSSADIEAGFSIGE, from the coding sequence ATGATCAACGCCATTGTCATGATCGACGCCGAGGCTCATGCGATCCCGGAGACCGCCCAGGCGGTGGCAGACGTCGACGGCGTCACCGAGGTGTACTCGTGCGCCGGAGACGTGGACCTGATCGCCATCGTCAAGGTGCGGGATCACCAGCAGATCGCCGAGGTCGTCACGCAGCGGATCAACAAGGTACCGGGGGTCGTCAACACCGCAACCCACATCGCTTTTCAGTCCTACTCGAGCGCAGACATCGAAGCCGGCTTCTCGATCGGCGAATAG
- a CDS encoding ROK family protein: MKRRQGSLTIGIDVGGTSLRASVVDPSGQVIDSTQSPTPHTASALEQGLERVVRELAERHPVSAVGLAVAGFVDSDRKSVRFAPHLPWVNSPVARRMSDRIGLPVLLEHDANSAAWAEYRFGAAADGRNVVMVAIGTGIGAALLIDGRIYRGSYGVAPELGHIQVVPDGRACPCGKRGCWERYCSGTALVDTAVELLAADQGSSTILARDVFLDPGSLTGRRIASAAQDGDEIGLRTMQDFTRWLGVGLSMVSDIYDPDLIVIAGGVATSSSQFLNEATEHCARLVTGAGHRPLARIRATQLGEAAGMIGAADLARSAFSTSSH, translated from the coding sequence ATGAAACGGCGGCAAGGATCTCTGACGATCGGTATCGACGTCGGTGGCACGAGCTTGCGGGCCTCGGTCGTCGACCCGTCGGGCCAGGTCATCGATTCGACGCAATCGCCAACTCCACATACGGCTTCGGCACTCGAACAAGGGCTCGAGCGAGTAGTCCGCGAGCTTGCCGAGCGGCATCCTGTTTCGGCGGTTGGTCTGGCTGTGGCGGGATTCGTCGACTCGGACCGGAAGTCGGTGAGGTTCGCCCCGCACCTGCCGTGGGTCAACAGTCCGGTGGCGCGTCGGATGAGCGATCGAATCGGGCTTCCCGTGTTGCTCGAGCATGACGCCAACTCCGCAGCTTGGGCCGAGTACCGGTTCGGGGCTGCAGCCGATGGTCGAAACGTCGTCATGGTTGCAATCGGTACGGGCATCGGTGCAGCGCTGTTGATCGACGGCCGAATCTATCGCGGAAGTTACGGTGTCGCACCGGAACTCGGACATATCCAGGTGGTTCCCGACGGACGCGCGTGCCCGTGTGGAAAGCGCGGTTGTTGGGAACGGTACTGCAGCGGAACAGCTCTCGTGGACACCGCGGTTGAATTGTTGGCTGCCGATCAAGGGTCGTCGACGATCCTAGCCCGAGACGTGTTCCTAGACCCGGGTTCGTTGACAGGTCGTCGTATCGCTTCTGCGGCGCAGGACGGCGACGAGATCGGGCTGCGGACGATGCAGGACTTCACACGGTGGCTCGGCGTCGGACTCTCGATGGTGAGTGACATATACGACCCCGATCTGATCGTGATCGCGGGTGGCGTTGCAACCTCGTCGAGTCAGTTCTTGAACGAAGCCACCGAGCACTGTGCCCGCCTGGTGACGGGCGCAGGACATCGTCCGCTCGCCCGGATTCGAGCGACTCAGCTCGGTGAAGCTGCGGGCATGATCGGCGCCGCGGATCTGGCCCGGTCTGCGTTCTCGACGTCGTCACACTGA
- a CDS encoding polyketide cyclase / dehydrase and lipid transport: MSSIQVADQTFIAVPGSAVAEALSHPDRWRVWWPDLRLSVTDDRAEKGIRWAVDGALTGTMEVWLEPVSVVDGVILHYFLHTEPAGANPVDLVVENRQRRAAGKVMAFELKRGLEAGRAAGERPPHARP; encoded by the coding sequence ATGAGCAGTATCCAAGTTGCCGATCAGACCTTTATCGCTGTACCTGGTTCGGCGGTCGCCGAGGCTCTGTCGCATCCGGATCGCTGGCGTGTCTGGTGGCCGGACCTTCGCCTCTCGGTGACCGACGATCGTGCCGAGAAGGGCATCAGGTGGGCGGTCGATGGAGCATTGACGGGGACGATGGAGGTGTGGCTCGAACCTGTGTCGGTAGTCGACGGCGTTATCCTTCACTACTTCCTTCACACCGAGCCTGCGGGCGCGAACCCGGTGGATCTCGTCGTAGAGAACAGGCAGCGCCGGGCCGCAGGGAAGGTCATGGCGTTCGAGCTCAAACGAGGGCTGGAGGCGGGCCGCGCTGCCGGCGAGCGGCCGCCACACGCCCGCCCCTGA
- a CDS encoding DEDD exonuclease domain-containing protein, which produces MSLPIQLSFDELDTPLHETTFVVVDLETTGGSADTEAITEIGAVKVRGGEVIAEFATLIDPGRSIPPYIVELTGITTAMVIGAPRIERVLPGFLEFARGSVLVAHNARFDTGFLRAAASRLDIAWPKFQVLCTVKLARRVLTRDEAPSVKLSALSSLFQVSTQPTHRALDDARATVDVLHALIERVGNQGVHSYAELVDYLPTVSAGQRAKRSLAAQLPRTPGVYLFKGPGNEVLYVGTSTNLQRRVRNYFTGSETRGRMKEMVGLAVAVDHVECAHALEAGVRELRLLCAHIPPYNRRSKFPKKGWWITTTTDAFPRLSVIRTPAPDSIGPFTVRADAADAAALIAEFYAIRTCTRRIPKSAVHDCEPTAVGGCAAASAEPITLEQYAPAPERFRALARGTEASALHAIRDRVTALADAQLFESAARLRDRLAVLADVLRRLHRLGAIAAIAELVVARRATDGGWELAVVRYGRLAAAATTSRRVHPMPVVEAIVAAAETVVPDSTPLRGASPEEVGLVARWLDSDGVRIVRTTDGYAEPVHGAGGWKQWCATARTVAGLEHGTHDEPIGRAL; this is translated from the coding sequence GTGAGCCTGCCGATCCAACTGAGCTTCGATGAACTCGACACTCCGTTGCACGAGACCACGTTCGTCGTGGTCGACCTCGAGACCACTGGGGGCAGCGCCGACACCGAGGCGATCACCGAAATCGGCGCAGTCAAGGTCAGAGGCGGGGAAGTCATCGCCGAGTTCGCGACGCTGATCGATCCGGGCCGATCGATCCCCCCGTATATCGTGGAGTTGACCGGCATCACCACCGCAATGGTCATCGGTGCACCACGGATCGAACGCGTGCTCCCAGGTTTCCTGGAATTCGCCCGCGGTTCGGTTCTCGTTGCCCACAACGCTCGGTTCGACACCGGGTTCCTCCGGGCGGCCGCCTCACGGCTGGACATCGCCTGGCCCAAGTTCCAGGTCCTGTGCACCGTGAAACTTGCCCGACGAGTACTCACTCGAGACGAAGCACCGTCCGTCAAATTGTCCGCGCTCTCCTCCCTGTTCCAAGTCAGCACCCAACCGACGCACCGCGCACTCGACGACGCCAGAGCCACCGTCGACGTATTGCACGCGCTCATCGAGCGCGTAGGCAACCAAGGCGTCCACAGCTACGCAGAGCTCGTCGACTACCTGCCGACCGTCTCCGCCGGACAACGCGCCAAACGCTCGCTCGCGGCCCAGTTGCCCCGTACCCCCGGCGTGTACCTCTTCAAGGGGCCCGGAAACGAGGTTCTGTACGTCGGAACCTCCACCAACCTTCAGCGCCGCGTCCGCAATTACTTCACCGGGTCCGAGACCCGCGGTCGCATGAAGGAAATGGTGGGCCTCGCTGTAGCGGTCGATCACGTCGAATGTGCACACGCACTCGAAGCCGGCGTACGAGAACTCCGGCTCCTGTGCGCCCACATCCCGCCGTACAACCGACGATCGAAGTTCCCCAAGAAGGGATGGTGGATCACGACGACCACGGATGCGTTTCCGCGCCTGTCCGTGATACGAACTCCCGCACCGGACTCGATCGGCCCGTTCACTGTTCGGGCCGATGCAGCCGACGCGGCTGCCCTCATCGCCGAGTTCTACGCCATCCGCACGTGTACGCGGCGGATTCCCAAATCCGCGGTGCACGATTGTGAACCGACAGCTGTCGGCGGATGCGCCGCGGCCAGCGCCGAGCCGATCACTCTCGAGCAGTATGCGCCTGCGCCCGAGCGCTTCCGTGCCCTCGCGCGCGGGACCGAAGCCAGTGCCCTCCACGCCATCAGAGACAGAGTCACCGCCCTCGCCGATGCCCAGCTCTTCGAATCGGCAGCACGGCTACGCGATCGGCTCGCCGTTCTGGCCGACGTATTGCGGCGGCTGCACCGTCTCGGTGCGATCGCTGCCATTGCCGAGCTCGTGGTCGCACGAAGAGCCACTGACGGCGGGTGGGAACTGGCGGTCGTGCGTTACGGCAGGCTCGCTGCGGCCGCGACCACATCACGCCGTGTGCACCCTATGCCGGTAGTCGAGGCCATCGTCGCCGCTGCGGAGACCGTCGTTCCCGACAGCACACCATTGCGCGGCGCGTCCCCGGAGGAAGTCGGACTCGTCGCGCGGTGGCTGGATTCGGACGGGGTCAGAATCGTGCGCACGACCGACGGGTATGCCGAACCCGTTCACGGCGCGGGCGGATGGAAACAATGGTGTGCGACCGCCCGCACGGTGGCGGGGCTCGAACACGGCACGCACGACGAGCCGATCGGACGGGCGCTCTAA
- a CDS encoding ArsA family ATPase — MFVGKGGAGKTTLAVKAALDHARSGRRALVVSFDQAHSVAEVLGMHSRRADMAEVVTIEQGLDVLELDTLALVVARYTTLAHILAMSGTGHEHGLRLGGVDPAEIVGAPGVQELLGLHRIIELVDENRWDTVFVDLPPTADSVRTLQLPDLVCGYLERLWPRHDRIVAGTGTDPRLTVVVAMVESVFASADSVRELVFDRARTSATIVLTPERVGIAEARRTMSAAALTGLPVDTVMVNKVLPMLNSASVGLVGVHPAVFWFEGWRSAQQEVLREVEAMAEGMSLVVVEQSAHEPVGLPGLGSLAARVGATRVHESTGANEPAVAHESGTGLESIYTMTMVLPLVDPTTLTLGRVEDDVIIGADGIRRRVRLASVLRRCIVVGADFEDATLVVRFTPDPAVWPA, encoded by the coding sequence CTGTTCGTCGGCAAGGGCGGTGCGGGCAAGACGACTCTTGCCGTCAAAGCTGCGCTCGACCACGCTCGGTCTGGACGGCGTGCGCTTGTCGTGTCCTTCGACCAGGCGCACTCGGTGGCGGAGGTCCTCGGTATGCACTCCCGTCGCGCCGACATGGCCGAGGTTGTGACGATCGAGCAAGGTTTGGACGTACTCGAACTCGATACTCTTGCTCTTGTAGTAGCGAGGTACACCACCCTCGCGCACATTCTGGCGATGTCGGGAACGGGCCATGAACACGGCCTCAGACTCGGCGGTGTCGATCCTGCCGAGATCGTGGGTGCACCCGGGGTTCAGGAACTCCTCGGTCTGCACCGCATCATCGAGCTCGTGGATGAAAATCGTTGGGACACAGTATTCGTCGATCTTCCTCCGACGGCGGACTCGGTGCGCACGCTGCAGTTGCCCGATCTCGTGTGCGGGTATCTGGAACGGCTGTGGCCGAGGCACGATCGGATCGTTGCCGGTACTGGAACCGACCCGCGGTTGACGGTAGTGGTTGCCATGGTGGAGAGCGTCTTCGCCTCGGCCGACAGCGTGCGCGAGCTCGTGTTCGACCGCGCGAGAACGTCGGCGACGATTGTGCTCACACCGGAGCGTGTCGGCATCGCCGAAGCGCGTCGAACCATGTCTGCCGCCGCTCTGACCGGCCTTCCTGTCGACACCGTCATGGTCAACAAGGTTCTGCCCATGCTGAATTCGGCGTCGGTCGGCCTCGTCGGAGTCCATCCCGCAGTATTCTGGTTCGAGGGGTGGAGGTCGGCGCAGCAAGAAGTTCTGCGGGAAGTCGAGGCGATGGCAGAGGGGATGTCGCTGGTCGTCGTGGAACAGTCTGCGCACGAGCCGGTAGGGTTGCCGGGTCTGGGTAGTCTCGCGGCGCGGGTGGGCGCCACACGGGTGCACGAGAGCACCGGAGCGAACGAGCCGGCGGTCGCGCACGAGTCGGGTACGGGGTTGGAGTCGATCTACACGATGACCATGGTTCTTCCTCTGGTCGACCCGACGACGTTGACCCTCGGTCGTGTTGAGGACGATGTGATCATCGGGGCGGACGGGATCCGTCGTCGGGTACGTCTGGCGTCGGTTCTGCGTAGGTGCATCGTGGTCGGCGCTGACTTCGAGGACGCGACGCTGGTCGTTCGCTTCACCCCGGATCCGGCGGTGTGGCCGGCGTGA
- a CDS encoding SRPBCC family protein translates to MAERTQRSITVDAPSTRVMDVIADFDAYPTWVSAAKSVEVLATGADGRAERVKFVLDAGMVKDTYELSYQWAPDGSSVSWELVSGDMQKSQTGSYSLSDNADGGTEVTYELAVDLNIPMIGLFKRKAEKVITDTALKELKKRVEG, encoded by the coding sequence ATGGCCGAGAGAACTCAGAGGTCGATCACGGTCGACGCTCCATCCACGCGTGTGATGGACGTTATCGCCGACTTCGACGCGTATCCGACCTGGGTTTCGGCCGCGAAGTCGGTGGAGGTGTTGGCGACCGGCGCCGATGGGCGCGCGGAGCGCGTCAAATTCGTGCTCGACGCAGGAATGGTGAAAGACACCTACGAGCTCAGCTATCAGTGGGCGCCGGACGGCAGTTCCGTCTCCTGGGAATTGGTGTCAGGGGACATGCAGAAGTCCCAGACAGGTTCCTACTCGCTGAGCGATAACGCCGACGGCGGTACCGAGGTCACCTACGAACTGGCCGTCGACTTGAACATCCCGATGATCGGCCTGTTCAAGCGCAAAGCCGAGAAGGTCATCACCGACACTGCGCTGAAGGAACTGAAGAAGCGAGTCGAAGGCTGA
- a CDS encoding long-chain fatty acid--CoA ligase, which produces MREFTSPAVFVVENSESAVDTVFTRASNAPNSIAFRRLVNGSWSDVTAASFAAEVVEVARGLIAAGVRQGDRVALMSSTRYEWSVIDYAIWASGGVTVPVYETSSAGQVEWILSDADPVLLVLETDKHVADTAEVVAAHFRRSTGSAQTFRIDGDTPDSGAIAELAALGADTSDEEVHARVAALRSSDPATLIYTSGTTGRPKGVQLTHANLLAESRGIRETSLKALLRPGSRTLMFLPLAHVLARAVTIAAFDAGTAVGHTNDIPNLVATFGTFAPDFILSVPRVFEKVYNTAKQKAHSDGKGKIFDAAADTAVAWSEAQDGSAGVVLRIKHAVFDKLVYAKLRAALGGQCQLAISGGAPLGARLGHFYRGIGVPIYEGYGLTETSAAFAVNTIGNQRVGSVGRPLPGNTVRITHDDEIQLRGPVVFSGYWRNDEATAESLDDGWFRTGDLGSLDEDGYITITGRKKELIVTAGGKNVSPAGLEDQLRAHALISQAIVVGDQKPFIGALVTLDEDALSGWKAAHGKPADATAADLAKDTDLIAEIDAAVAETNMSVSHAEAIKKYRILPGDFTEESGEMTPTMKLKRNVIAKSYANEIEAIYAK; this is translated from the coding sequence GTGCGTGAGTTCACATCGCCCGCCGTATTCGTCGTCGAAAACAGCGAGTCGGCCGTCGACACCGTGTTCACACGCGCATCGAACGCACCCAATTCGATCGCGTTTCGCCGACTGGTGAACGGTTCCTGGTCCGACGTCACCGCCGCGTCGTTCGCAGCCGAAGTAGTCGAGGTCGCGAGGGGGCTCATAGCCGCAGGAGTGCGTCAGGGTGATCGCGTCGCCCTGATGTCGTCGACGCGCTACGAGTGGTCGGTCATCGACTATGCGATCTGGGCGTCCGGCGGCGTCACCGTGCCCGTCTACGAAACCTCCTCGGCAGGCCAGGTGGAGTGGATTCTCTCCGACGCCGACCCCGTCCTCCTCGTCCTGGAGACCGACAAACATGTCGCCGACACCGCCGAGGTCGTAGCCGCCCACTTCCGCCGCTCCACCGGCTCTGCACAAACCTTCCGCATCGACGGCGACACCCCCGATTCCGGTGCCATCGCCGAGCTGGCGGCATTGGGAGCGGACACTTCCGACGAAGAAGTACACGCGCGGGTCGCGGCGCTTCGCTCGTCGGATCCGGCCACCCTGATCTACACATCCGGGACGACCGGGCGACCCAAGGGCGTGCAGCTGACCCACGCGAACCTGCTCGCGGAATCCCGTGGGATTCGTGAGACGTCGTTGAAAGCTCTGCTTCGTCCCGGCAGCCGAACGTTGATGTTCCTTCCGTTGGCCCACGTCCTGGCCCGCGCCGTCACCATCGCAGCCTTCGACGCCGGCACCGCCGTCGGTCATACCAACGACATACCGAACCTCGTCGCCACTTTCGGCACATTTGCACCGGACTTCATTCTGTCGGTCCCACGTGTCTTCGAGAAGGTGTACAACACCGCCAAGCAGAAGGCGCACTCCGACGGCAAAGGCAAGATCTTCGATGCCGCTGCAGATACGGCCGTGGCCTGGAGCGAGGCCCAGGACGGCAGCGCCGGAGTGGTGTTGCGCATCAAGCACGCTGTGTTCGACAAGCTCGTCTACGCGAAGCTACGTGCCGCTCTCGGAGGCCAGTGCCAACTCGCCATTTCGGGCGGCGCCCCACTCGGTGCACGTCTCGGGCACTTCTACCGAGGCATCGGTGTGCCCATCTACGAGGGCTACGGCCTGACCGAGACCAGCGCTGCGTTCGCGGTGAACACGATCGGGAATCAGCGCGTCGGCAGCGTCGGGCGCCCCTTGCCCGGCAACACCGTTCGGATCACTCACGACGACGAGATTCAACTGCGCGGACCGGTGGTCTTTTCGGGTTACTGGCGCAACGACGAGGCGACGGCAGAGTCCCTCGACGACGGGTGGTTCCGCACCGGCGATCTCGGATCGCTCGACGAAGACGGCTACATCACCATCACTGGCCGCAAGAAGGAGCTCATCGTCACAGCAGGCGGAAAGAACGTGTCGCCCGCTGGGCTGGAGGACCAGCTGCGGGCGCACGCGTTGATCAGTCAAGCCATCGTCGTCGGCGACCAGAAACCGTTCATCGGCGCACTGGTGACACTCGACGAGGATGCCTTGTCGGGCTGGAAAGCCGCGCACGGCAAACCGGCCGACGCCACCGCCGCCGATCTTGCGAAGGACACAGATCTCATCGCCGAGATCGACGCGGCAGTGGCCGAGACCAACATGTCCGTCTCACATGCGGAAGCTATCAAGAAGTACCGCATTCTTCCTGGCGATTTCACCGAAGAGTCCGGCGAAATGACGCCGACGATGAAGCTCAAGCGCAACGTGATCGCCAAGTCGTACGCGAACGAGATCGAGGCGATCTACGCCAAGTGA
- a CDS encoding C40 family peptidase has product MLAACLVLGPTIPANAQPGVDSSSDAQTRLADLSRESEQTTEALHNAQIDLDAKAAAQRDAEAAVGTQQEALTRAQAALAELKPAVDKVANVNYQGGRTNRLFAVMVSDSPQQLLDQMSALDIISAETARQVEQFKQATTDAAAAEDAARTAAETARIAAEQAKVVSDGLQAKQSELQGQMAEVIASFNALSGSEQAELAGSPLPPGFDLSKILSNLIPGSGSGALQAGLTQIGKPYVWGATGPDGFDCSGLVVWAYKQVGKTLPRSSQAQASGGTPIDQKDLQPGDVVLFYPDASHVGLYAGNGNVLHASTFGVPVKVQSMASFPYYGARRY; this is encoded by the coding sequence ATGCTTGCGGCGTGTCTCGTGCTCGGCCCGACCATCCCGGCCAACGCGCAGCCGGGCGTCGACAGTTCGTCCGATGCGCAGACGCGTCTGGCAGATCTGTCCCGTGAGTCGGAGCAGACTACCGAGGCATTGCACAACGCCCAGATCGATCTGGACGCGAAGGCGGCGGCTCAACGGGACGCCGAGGCCGCTGTCGGTACGCAACAGGAAGCACTCACGCGTGCGCAGGCTGCACTCGCGGAACTGAAGCCGGCCGTCGACAAAGTCGCCAACGTCAACTATCAGGGCGGGCGCACCAATCGACTGTTCGCCGTCATGGTCAGCGATTCACCTCAGCAGTTGCTCGATCAGATGTCGGCTCTCGACATCATCTCGGCGGAAACCGCGCGTCAGGTGGAGCAGTTCAAACAGGCCACAACCGATGCCGCCGCCGCCGAGGACGCGGCGCGTACCGCAGCCGAAACCGCCAGGATTGCTGCCGAACAAGCCAAGGTCGTCAGCGACGGCCTGCAAGCGAAGCAGAGCGAACTGCAGGGACAGATGGCCGAAGTCATCGCGAGTTTCAACGCGCTGTCGGGGTCCGAGCAGGCCGAGCTCGCGGGTTCGCCGTTGCCTCCGGGCTTCGACCTGTCGAAGATCTTGTCGAACCTCATTCCGGGTTCGGGGTCCGGAGCGCTGCAGGCTGGTCTGACACAGATCGGGAAGCCCTACGTGTGGGGCGCGACAGGCCCCGATGGGTTCGATTGCTCCGGTCTGGTTGTGTGGGCGTACAAGCAGGTCGGTAAGACGCTCCCGAGATCGAGCCAGGCGCAGGCGTCGGGCGGAACACCGATCGATCAGAAAGATCTTCAGCCGGGCGATGTCGTGTTGTTCTACCCGGATGCATCCCACGTCGGGCTGTACGCGGGCAACGGCAACGTACTCCATGCATCGACCTTCGGGGTTCCGGTGAAGGTGCAGTCCATGGCGTCGTTCCCGTACTACGGCGCGCGTCGCTACTGA